A single genomic interval of Lathyrus oleraceus cultivar Zhongwan6 chromosome 7, CAAS_Psat_ZW6_1.0, whole genome shotgun sequence harbors:
- the LOC127104670 gene encoding uncharacterized protein LOC127104670, with amino-acid sequence MYPSPEVEQHSKKNDDSSSSEKDMAAEGLCSLRQTVSGKGKSMASKTTNASHTEKHGDANDVINLEDDRSDDQEDNLIHHLKPGVAKRMKTRKGRSVVELMSARKTKKTAGIGPSKSWSKVEVKKRKSPVKVVVVHLDNISFHLEDRASKWKFVIQRRVAVERELGKDVAEVKEVMDLIKADGLLKTMARFSQCYEGLVKEFIVNILKDIADKNNKEFCEVFVRGKCITFFPTVINNFLGRKVKGAGELEATDNEVCREITARQVK; translated from the exons atgtacccctctcctgaggttgaacaACATAGTAAGAAGAATGATGATTCCTCCAGTTCTGAGAAGGACATGGCTGCTGAAGGTTTATGCTCTCTAAGGCAAACTGTGTCTGGTAAAGGAAAGTCTATGGCATCTAAAACTACCAATGCTTCCCACACTGAGAAGCATGGTGATGCAAACGATGTGATTAacctagaggatgataggtcTGATGATCAAGAGGATAACTTAATTCATCACTTAAAGCCAGGTGTGGCTAAACGTATGAAGACTCGAAAAGGAAGATCTGTGGTTGAACTTATGTCAGCTAGAAAAACTAAGAAGACTGCTGGTATTggtccctccaaatcttggagcaaggttgaagtgaagaagaggaag TCTCCTGTGAAAGTTGTTGTTGTGCATTTGGACaatatctctttccatcttgaggATCGAGCTTCCAAatggaaatttgtgattcaaagaaGGGTAGCTGTGGAAAGGGAGTTAGGAAAGGATGTTGCTGAAgtcaaggaggtcatggacctgataaAGGCTGATGGGTTGTTGAAGACTATGGCTAGGTTCTCTCAGTGTTATGAGGGTTTagttaaggaattcattgtcaacatTCTTAAGGATATTGCTGATAAGAACAACAAGGAATTTTGCGAAGTGTTTGTGAGAGGTAAGTGTATCACATTCTTTCCCACTGTTATTAACAATTTTCTGGGAAGAAAAGTTAAGGGTGCAGGTGAATTGGaagctacagacaatgaggtctgtagagaAATTACAGCTAGGCAGGTGAAATGA